In one Magallana gigas chromosome 7, xbMagGiga1.1, whole genome shotgun sequence genomic region, the following are encoded:
- the LOC105331524 gene encoding opine dehydrogenase, which produces MGTENKLKVLVCGGGNGAHCLAGLSASNPDVETRVLTLFADEAERWSKILQDNDLIVTMVNSDGSSREIKSKPTLVTKDPKEAASGADVIFLVVPAFAHEQYFREISPFVGDNTLIVGLPGQAGFEFQCLYMLGEKAKTCIVMSAESLPWACRILEFGRLVQILGFKETLGVSKLQGSQSNVKGSPFDTVQKVLGPKPVLREIQNYIAVNLMAKSIIHPPLMYGKWSSYDGTPLKEKPLFYQGVDEKQAKLLSGVSDECIAIGKAIEKQIPGIDMSEVIHIFDWYLAYYADQITDKTNLMTAMQTNKAYDGLLHPMKEVENGQFVPDFSYRYTAEDVPFGLVVMKGIGELAGVATPVMDEIITWAQGKLQQEYMMGSQLSGKDVSKTRAPQRFGFKSVQQLFDV; this is translated from the coding sequence ATGGGAACAGAAAACAAACTGAAAGTTTTAGTTTGCGGAGGAGGAAACGGAGCTCATTGTTTGGCGGGATTATCGGCCAGTAACCCGGATGTTGAAACACGTGTTTTAACTTTGTTCGCTGACGAAGCAGAACGCTGGTCCAAAATACTCCAGGACAATGATTTAATCGTAACTATGGTCAACAGTGATGGCTCCTCTAGAGAAATTAAATCCAAACCAACATTGGTAACTAAGGATCCCAAAGAAGCCGCGTCGGGTGCTGACGTCATATTCCTAGTAGTCCCAGCGTTTGCACATGAACAGTACTTCAGAGAGATCTCGCCTTTTGTCGGGGACAACACGTTAATAGTTGGTCTCCCGGGCCAGGCTGGGTTTGAGTTTCAATGCCTGTACATGCTTGGAGAAAAAGCAAAAACTTGCATCGTCATGTCTGCTGAATCTCTACCTTGGGCATGCAGAATTTTGGAATTTGGTCGTCTGGTTCAAATTCTGGGCTTTAAAGAAACTCTAGGAGTTTCAAAACTACAAGGAAGTCAATCAAATGTTAAAGGGTCTCCTTTTGATACCGTTCAGAAAGTCTTGGGGCCAAAACCCGTCCTGAGGGAGATCCAGAACTACATCGCCGTGAATCTGATGGCCAAGTCTATCATTCACCCGCCGCTAATGTACGGGAAATGGTCGTCATATGATGGAACTCCGCTCAAAGAAAAACCATTGTTTTATCAAGGAGTCGACGAAAAGCAGGCAAAGTTATTGTCTGGGGTAAGCGACGAATGCATTGCCATCGGGAAAGCAATAGAGAAGCAGATTCCGGGAATAGACATGTCAGAGGTCATCCATATATTTGACTGGTACCTCGCCTACTACGCGGACCAGATTACAGACAAGACAAATTTGATGACGGCCATGCAGACAAACAAGGCATACGACGGCTTACTTCATCCAATGAAGGAAGTGGAAAATGGCCAGTTTGTGCCAGACTTTAGCTACAGATACACGGCAGAAGACGTACCGTTCGGTTTAGTCGTAATGAAGGGAATCGGGGAACTGGCTGGGGTAGCGACTCCTGTGATGGACGAGATCATAACGTGGGCTCAAGGCAAGCTTCAACAAGAATACATGATGGGCTCGCAGCTCTCGGGAAAGGACGTGTCAAAGACCAGGGCACCACAGAGATTCGGATTTAAGAGCGTACAGCAGCTATTTGATGTTTAA
- the LOC105331583 gene encoding opine dehydrogenase-like, giving the protein MSVKSVVLICGGGNGAHCLAGLASLKSNIESRVLTLYSDEAERWTAKLESGLLITVRNDDGSESLIQTKPSMVTKDPKEAVSGAHYIFIVVPAFAHTSYLDAINPYMGKNTVIVGLPGQAGFEFECVDLLGDKAKHCTIVTFESLPWACRLIEFGKNVEILGIKDTLGASVLKGEQCFETRPILDLSQYIFGDKPKLRRVQNYIAITLMADSTVHPPIMYGKWSQWNGKPLSEKPLFYQGIDERQAELLSGVSDECLATAKAIKKKVPGLDMSDVIHVFDWYLKHYSSHITNKSNLMTVMRTNKAYDGLVHPMKAVEPGKYVPDFTYRYIREDVSMGIVPIKGIAELAGISTPYLDEVITWCQGKLNKEFLVGNKLTGKDLKDTRAPQKYGYNKLEDLFTGNYSI; this is encoded by the coding sequence ATGAGCGTAAAAAGTGTGGTGTTAATTTGTGGAGGTGGAAATGGTGCCCATTGCTTGGCAGGGCTTGCCTCCTTAAAATCCAACATAGAGAGTCGAGTACTGACTCTATATTCTGATGAAGCAGAGAGATGGACAGCGAAATTGGAATCGGGTTTACTTATCACTGTCCGAAACGACGACGGTAGCGAAAGTCTTATACAAACCAAGCCATCAATGGTAACCAAAGATCCAAAAGAGGCTGTATCCGGGGCTCACTACATCTTTATTGTCGTCCCTGCCTTTGCACACACCAGCTATCTTGATGCTATAAATCCTTACATGGGAAAAAACACCGTCATTGTTGGACTTCCAGGCCAGGCAGGATTTGAATTTGAATGCGTTGACTTACTTGGAGACAAGGCCAAGCACTGTACAATTGTCACGTTCGAATCTCTTCCTTGGGCATGTAGACTTATTGAGTTTGGAAAAAATGTGGAGATTTTAGGGATCAAAGATACACTTGGTGCATCAGTATTGAAAGGTGAGCAATGCTTTGAGACCAGACCAATTTTAGATCTTTCTCAGTATATATTTGGAGACAAACCAAAATTGAGACGCGTTCAAAACTACATTGCAATTACTTTGATGGCAGATTCTACTGTCCATCCTCCAATAATGTACGGAAAGTGGTCTCAATGGAACGGAAAACCCCTCTCGGAAAAACCACTGTTTTATCAAGGAATCGACGAGAGACAGGCAGAGCTCTTGTCCGGAGTAAGCGATGAATGTTTGGCAACAGCAAAAGCTATAAAGAAGAAGGTCCCGGGCCTCGATATGTCTGACGTTATTCACGTCTTTGACTGGTATCTGAAACACTACAGCAGTCACATAACCAACAAAAGCAATCTCATGACGGTCATGAGAACCAACAAAGCTTATGACGGCTTAGTTCACCCTATGAAAGCAGTAGAACCCGGAAAATATGTTCCAGACTTCACGTATCGGTACATTCGTGAGGATGTCTCTATGGGAATAGTTCCAATAAAAGGAATCGCTGAATTGGCGGGCATTTCCACACCATATTTGGACGAAGTAATCACATGGTGTCAAGGCAAACTGAACAAAGAATTCCTGGTAGGTAACAAGTTGACGGGTAAGGACCTGAAAGACACAAGGGCTCCACAGAAATACGGCTACAACAAGCTGGAGGATCTTTTCACTGGGAACTATTCCATTTAG
- the LOC105331526 gene encoding opine dehydrogenase-like (The RefSeq protein has 7 substitutions compared to this genomic sequence): MDGKLVVLTCGGGNGAHCLAGLSAMRPKIESRVLTLYSDEAERWAVELDSGLLITVRNDDGSKSLIKTKPSMVTKDPQKAVPGANYIFFVVPAFAHAQYLEAIAPYIEGNTVIVGLPSHAGFEFECADLLGEKANACTIVAFESLPFVCRLIEFGKNVEILGFKDTLGASTLKGKRCNVTQSVLELPQYIFGDRPKVRRVQNYITTILMAKFIVHPSLMYGKWSQWDGRPLSEKPLFYQGIDKRQAELLSGVSDECVATAKAIEKMVPGLDMSDVIHVFDWYLNYYGEQISDKSNLMTAMRTNKAYDGLDQPMKEIEPGKYVPDFTYRYLSEDVPMGIVPMKGIAELAGVSTPFLDEVITWCQSKLNKEFLVGNKLTGKDLKDTRSPQKYGYNKLEDLFSGNLNSFRY; the protein is encoded by the coding sequence ATGGATGGTAAATTAGTAGTGTTAACATGTGGAGGAGGAAATGGCGCCCATTGTTTGGCTGGACTCTCCGCAATGAGACCCAAGATCGAAAGTCGTGTGCTGACACTTTATTCTGACGAGGCAGAGAGGTGGGCAGTTGAGTTAGACTCTGGTTTACTTATCACTGAGCGAAACGACGATGGAAGCAAAAGCCTCATAAAAACCAAACCATCCATGGTGACTAAAGACCCCCAAAAAGCCGTACCTGGGACCAATTACATCTTCTTTGTTGTCCCTGCGTTTGCCCATGCACAGTATTTGGAAGCCATAGCTCCATACATAGAAGACAACACTGTCATTGTTGGACTACCTAGTCATGCAGGGTTTGAGTTTGAATGCGCGGATCTTCTTGGAGAAAAGGCCAATGCTTGTACAATTGTTGCGTTCGAATCTCTTCCATTCGTTTGTAGACTTATTGAATTTGGAAAAAATGTAGAAATCTTGGGCTTTAAGGATACGCTGGGTGCATCAACGTTGAAAGGTAAACGGTGCAATGTGACGCAATCTGTTTTAGAATTACCGCAGTACATTTTTGGAGATAGACCAAAAGTACGAAGAGTTCAAAACTATATTACTACCATTCTGATGGCTAAATTCATAGTTCATCCTTCTTTAATGTATGGAAAATGGTCTCAATGGGACGGAAGACCCCTCTCCGAAAAACCACTGTTTTACCAAGGAATCGATAAGAGGCAGGCAGAGCTCTTGTCCGGAGTTAGCGACGAGTGTGTAGCAACAGCAAAAGCTATAGAGAAAATGGTACCTGGCCTCGATATGTCTGATGTCATTCATGTCTTTGACTGGTATCTGAATTACTACGGTAATCAAATATCCGACAAAAGCAATCTCATGACGGCCATGAGAACCAACAAAGCTTATGACGGCTTAGTTCACCCCATGAAGGAGATAGAACCAGGAAAATATGTTCCAGATTTTACGTATCGCTACTTAAGTGAGGATGTCCCTATGGGAATAGTCCCAATGAAAGGAATCGCTGAATTGGCGGGCGTTTCCACGCCATATTTAGACGAGGTGATCACGTGGTGTCAGAGCAAATTAAACAAAGAATTCCTTGTGGGTAACAAACTGACGGGCAAGGACTTGAAAGACACAAGGTCTCCACAGAAGTACGGCTACAATAAGCTGGAGGATCTGTTCAGTGGAAACTTGAATTCATTCCGGTATTGA
- the LOC105331525 gene encoding opine dehydrogenase-like yields MSGKLVVLTCGGGNGAHCLAGLASVRPDIESRVLTMYADEAERWAANLDSGFIITVHNDDGSIKSIKTKPSLVTKDPKKAVPGVDYIFIVVPAFAHAMYFEAIAPYIDDNTVIVGLPGQAGFEFECVNLLGDKAKRCTMVTFESLPWACRLIEFGKNVEILGFKDTLGASLLKGKECNLTKPIIETTQYILGEKPKVRHVQNYIAITLMAKSIVHPPIMYGKWSQWDGKPLSEKPLFYQGLDERQAELLSGVSDECVATAKAIEKKVPGLDMSDVIHVFDWYLNYYSDQITDKSNLMMAMRTNKAYDGLVHPMKEIEPGKYVPDFTYRYMAEDVPEGIVPMKGIAELAGVSTPYLDEVITWCQGKLNKEFLVGNKLTGKDLKDTRAPQKYGYNKLEDLFTGSFEVTP; encoded by the coding sequence ATGTCTGGAAAACTGGTAGTATTAACTTGTGGAGGAGGAAATGGCGCCCATTGTTTGGCTGGACTCGCCTCCGTCAGACCGGACATCGAGAGCCGGGTGCTGACAATGTATGCCGATGAGGCGGAGAGATGGGCAGCTAATTTGGACTCAGGATTTATAATCACTGTACACAATGATGATGGAAGCATAAAGTCAATTAAAACCAAACCGTCTCTGGTGACCAAAGACCCCAAAAAGGCCGTACCCGGAGTTGATTACATATTTATTGTTGTCCCTGCTTTTGCACATGCAATGTATTTTGAAGCCATTGCTCCGTACATAGATGACAACACCGTTATTGTAGGACTTCCGGGCCAGGCTGGATTTGAATTTGAATGCGTGAACTTACTTGGAGACAAAGCAAAGCGTTGTACAATGGTCACATTTGAATCGCTTCCTTGGGCATGTAGACTTATTGAATTcggaaaaaatgttgaaattttagGCTTTAAAGATACTCTGGGTGCCTCATTATTGAAAGGTAAAGAGTGCAATTTGACGAAACCCATTATTGAAACAACCCAATATATTCTCGGAGAAAAACCGAAAGTTAGACACGTTCAAAATTACATTGCTATAACTCTCATGGCAAAGTCCATAGTTCATCCTCCAATAATGTATGGAAAATGGTCTCAATGGGACGGAAAACCTCTCTCAGAAAAACCACTGTTCTACCAAGGACTCGATGAGAGACAGGCAGAGCTCTTGTCCGGAGTAAGTGACGAGTGTGTAGCAACAGCGAAAGCTATAGAGAAGAAGGTCCCTGGCCTGGATATGTCTGACGTCATCCATGTTTTTGACTGGTATCTGAATTACTACAGCGACCAAATTACAGACAAAAGCAATCTCATGATGGCCATGAGAACCAACAAAGCTTATGACGGCTTAGTTCACCCAATGAAGGAGATAGAACCCGGAAAATATGTCCCAGACTTCACATATCGGTACATGGCAGAAGACGTTCCCGAGGGAATAGTCCCAATGAAAGGAATCGCTGAACTGGCGGGCGTTTCCACGCCATATTTGGACGAAGTAATCACTTGGTGTCAAGGCAAACTGAACAAAGAATTCCTAGTAGGTAACAAGTTGACGGGTAAGGACCTGAAAGACACACGGGCTCCACAGAAATATGGCTACAACAAGCTGGAGGATCTGTTCACTGGGAGCTTCGAAGTAACTCCATGA